From the bacterium genome, one window contains:
- a CDS encoding FG-GAP-like repeat-containing protein, which translates to MEWAKIYREDIRNEAGSFPDSQMNIFAPDYRTKITVSDCDNDGDCDLAIMGRGSNVKLYKNENGIMIDSGQNLGNEIYDGDIAFVDYDNDSYLDLFITGEEFAKGRISKIYKNNFGIFQETNIEIEPVSWSSVDWADIDNDSDLDLVIGGVILGDHYTTTRLYRNTKGRLIWDESINLQGNPINSIAFGDYDNDGWIDLAMMGGGLVSGDAMFKIYRNIEGREFVDIGVDFPALQNGTIVWADIDNDGDLDLVSAAHTLCGDPIPKLYLNDEADITGGNNPNQKPLPPTELTSAYINGKAVLSWGYGSDRETPKEGLYYNIRVGTSPGKDDVVSQRYGTPLLGNYLGLKSRFLSLNLPAGTYYWAIQTIDTGLSTSDWSIEKSFDVFSLSNIILNKSSNKQKAVFGETITYTITYKNVGSTTAIDVTIVEVLPEKTVLESGVWSQESGVSYWYDNNWQSTFSKETTKIRWVIPQVLPQSEGSLSFSVRVK; encoded by the coding sequence TAGGGAAGATATTAGGAATGAGGCAGGCTCTTTCCCTGACTCTCAAATGAACATCTTTGCTCCTGATTACAGGACGAAAATTACAGTTTCTGACTGTGATAATGACGGTGATTGCGACCTTGCGATAATGGGTAGAGGAAGCAATGTTAAGCTCTATAAGAATGAAAATGGAATTATGATAGATAGTGGACAAAACCTTGGGAATGAGATATACGATGGAGATATTGCCTTTGTAGATTATGATAATGACTCCTATCTTGATTTATTCATTACTGGCGAGGAGTTCGCAAAGGGAAGAATCTCAAAGATATACAAAAATAATTTTGGCATATTTCAAGAAACAAATATTGAGATTGAACCTGTGAGTTGGAGCTCTGTTGACTGGGCTGATATAGATAATGATTCTGACCTTGACCTTGTTATTGGAGGAGTAATACTTGGAGACCATTATACCACAACAAGGCTATATCGGAATACAAAAGGAAGGCTTATTTGGGATGAAAGTATAAATCTTCAGGGAAATCCTATTAACTCTATTGCCTTTGGTGATTATGACAATGATGGATGGATAGACCTTGCTATGATGGGTGGCGGACTTGTTTCAGGTGATGCAATGTTTAAGATTTATAGAAACATAGAGGGAAGAGAGTTTGTTGACATTGGTGTAGACTTTCCAGCTCTGCAAAACGGAACAATTGTCTGGGCAGATATTGACAATGATGGTGATTTAGACCTTGTTTCTGCAGCCCATACCTTATGTGGTGATCCAATCCCCAAGCTTTATCTAAATGATGAAGCAGATATAACTGGAGGAAATAACCCAAACCAGAAGCCCCTACCACCTACTGAGCTAACTAGCGCTTATATAAATGGCAAGGCAGTATTAAGCTGGGGATATGGTTCTGATAGAGAAACGCCAAAGGAGGGGCTATATTACAATATCAGGGTGGGAACTTCACCGGGTAAAGATGATGTAGTCTCACAAAGATATGGAACACCCCTTCTGGGAAACTACCTTGGTCTAAAATCCCGCTTCTTATCCCTTAATTTACCTGCTGGAACATACTATTGGGCTATCCAAACAATAGACACAGGGCTTTCTACCTCTGATTGGTCAATAGAGAAAAGTTTTGATGTATTTTCTTTATCCAATATTATTCTAAATAAATCTTCCAATAAACAAAAGGCAGTCTTTGGTGAAACAATAACATATACGATTACCTACAAGAATGTAGGTTCTACCACAGCAATAGATGTTACCATTGTTGAGGTTTTGCCAGAAAAAACAGTATTAGAGTCAGGAGTCTGGAGTCAGGAGTCGGGAGTCAGTTATTGGTATGATAACAATTGGCAATCTACCTTTAGCAAAGAGACAACCAAGATAAGGTGGGTAATTCCTCAGGTTTTACCTCAAAGCGAGGGAAGCCTATCGTTTAGTGTGAGGGTAAAATAA
- a CDS encoding right-handed parallel beta-helix repeat-containing protein encodes MFRRLVLGFSFIFFLPAASIAATYTATTINEIRSYTNMLTAGDTLLIQSGTYNFTSCWSISNKKGTDSAWITIAPTGGIVKITGSFADNMINIYNSGFLHIKGLEITNTSSVSGIDGIKIQSTSDHITLEDLHLHDLTGNGISCNLNGVELSYLVVRHCHIHHIRDYEGIYLGKHEGGTPIHDSMVEFNWIHDCTSADRGRGIQFKRGTYRNIIQDNVVYNCRGGGIVLYKTDRALASDNNIVWRNVIWNSPGEGIFAVGQTNIENNIVFNCNYGINTGGGYTGWGMNDLYIRNNTVYYATTTCLRLDARSNKSPLVCINNACYQNSLSATAIHTPYGIGSWTLFNNRHYGACSVSGSTPGNPPVDEFINPCLTSGIVNLYPKINASLRDTGTANYNAPIDDFNCSSRPFGEFWDVGAYEWSQNTNPGWQLQEGFKEYSVKPSITLKKTCDRQNVRSGGTITYTITYKNEGQSTAMDVVIIDVLPKNTVLESGVWSQESGVSYWYDNQWNVAFNQKASKIRWIIPKVAPSESGTVSFCVEVR; translated from the coding sequence ATGTTTAGGAGATTAGTTTTAGGGTTTAGTTTTATATTTTTTCTTCCAGCAGCTTCAATAGCCGCTACTTATACGGCTACAACCATCAATGAAATCAGGTCTTATACGAATATGCTTACCGCCGGTGATACCTTGCTTATTCAATCAGGGACATATAACTTCACATCATGCTGGAGTATTAGTAACAAAAAAGGAACAGATTCAGCCTGGATTACAATCGCTCCAACAGGGGGTATTGTAAAAATTACTGGTTCATTCGCAGACAATATGATAAACATATATAACTCAGGTTTCCTCCATATCAAAGGTCTTGAGATAACAAATACCTCTTCGGTTAGTGGGATTGATGGGATAAAGATACAATCTACATCAGACCATATTACTTTAGAAGACCTACATCTCCATGACCTTACTGGTAATGGAATATCTTGCAATCTTAATGGTGTTGAGCTTTCATATCTGGTTGTTCGTCATTGCCATATACATCATATAAGAGATTATGAAGGGATATATCTTGGTAAGCATGAAGGCGGAACGCCTATTCATGACTCCATGGTAGAATTTAACTGGATACATGATTGCACCAGTGCAGATAGGGGACGGGGGATACAATTTAAACGAGGAACTTATCGTAATATCATTCAGGATAATGTTGTCTATAACTGTAGAGGAGGTGGGATTGTTCTTTATAAAACAGATAGAGCCTTGGCTTCTGATAACAACATCGTCTGGCGTAATGTTATCTGGAATTCACCAGGTGAAGGCATATTTGCGGTTGGACAGACAAACATAGAGAATAACATTGTGTTCAATTGTAACTATGGTATCAATACCGGCGGTGGTTATACTGGCTGGGGAATGAATGATTTATATATCCGCAACAATACAGTCTATTATGCTACCACAACCTGTCTTAGACTGGATGCCAGGTCGAATAAGAGTCCTCTGGTTTGCATAAACAATGCCTGCTATCAAAATTCTTTATCTGCCACTGCTATTCATACACCGTATGGAATAGGTTCCTGGACACTTTTCAACAATCGGCATTATGGTGCTTGTAGTGTAAGTGGTTCAACGCCTGGTAATCCACCAGTGGATGAATTCATCAACCCCTGTCTTACTTCAGGAATAGTGAACCTATATCCAAAGATTAACGCCAGTCTTCGGGATACCGGGACAGCAAATTATAATGCCCCGATTGATGATTTTAATTGCTCAAGCCGTCCCTTTGGAGAATTTTGGGATGTTGGTGCCTATGAGTGGTCACAAAACACAAATCCAGGCTGGCAACTCCAGGAAGGGTTTAAGGAGTATAGTGTTAAGCCATCCATTACCCTAAAAAAGACCTGTGATAGGCAGAATGTAAGATCGGGTGGAACAATAACATATACGATTACCTATAAAAATGAGGGTCAGAGCACAGCAATGGATGTTGTGATTATTGATGTTTTGCCAAAGAATACAGTATTAGAGTCAGGAGTCTGGAGTCAGGAGTCTGGAGTCAGTTATTGGTATGATAATCAATGGAATGTAGCCTTTAACCAAAAAGCAAGCAAAATAAGGTGGATAATCCCAAAGGTTGCACCATCAGAATCAGGCACAGTCAGCTTCTGCGTGGAAGTGAGATAG
- a CDS encoding putative Ig domain-containing protein has product MKRFLLLVSLMGVLFLMGIFSASLEASNQPPQLDPIGDKEVKEGELLEFTITATDLDGDELHYSASNLPPGVSFDTKTQTFKWTPAYGQAGTYTISFEARDRSEFEKPKERGIIQLFRKNDDIDANIDNPYLAGAKIATIWSNIQPKEGVFDWSVIDGDMKIWTEAGKKVRLAVYISSYAGWSPELKCATPEWVFKGSPSARYIQYNPDGTVTLPPDWDERDRTTTYPVIWDLVFKEKYKKFVEAFGEKYDGNPNVLYVQIGLFPEMTLGKDAGSLTDYWRAEGYSYDVYEETIKWIIDRNLEAFDQTPCSLALNAPEIMNEDEKERLWQEVSSYLNSKGGWLQNNSYKARSYYDYWAQKMFRKYHQSTNIVYQAWGSSKTQPEQQGSFRDASCNALRAHPDFLEIYAADIAEPSHQEDLRFAYNHVGIEPDCAENIWIQLTDLSENCGSNDFYQGLYQVDVIDKGLPEQGTILGKTYRKTNDSNPYIYFQVDPNFINGGSNSIEIKVTYFDTGNDTFSLEYDAIDKIYKEAGIVTKNNTNQWLTATFTLTDAHFAKRQPGGTTLNEAESLEKGSRTITGTDFRINSKRDGDEYIHFVQVIKEKPGLSDVETITITVKTDATPPGTITDLSVATVTSRSITLTWTTPGDDGYVGTATTYDLRWATYTITSDNFGSVTTSTRTKVTQPAYGTETFIVTGLQPNTTYWFAIKTADEVPNWSDLSNVATRTTTPSSPKITLTKKASKQKVYSKGTITYTITYKNEGQATAMDVSIIDVLPKNTVLESEVKSQESEVSYWYGGDWQESFNQSATKIRWIIDEVGPGQSGSVSFTVRVK; this is encoded by the coding sequence ATGAAGAGATTTCTTTTGTTGGTTAGTTTGATGGGAGTTCTTTTTCTTATGGGGATATTTTCTGCATCGCTGGAAGCATCTAATCAACCTCCACAGTTAGATCCAATAGGAGATAAGGAGGTGAAAGAAGGAGAACTTTTAGAATTCACCATTACTGCTACTGACCTGGATGGAGATGAGTTGCATTATTCTGCCTCTAATCTACCTCCTGGGGTAAGCTTTGATACCAAGACCCAGACCTTTAAGTGGACACCTGCTTATGGTCAGGCAGGTACCTACACCATCTCCTTTGAGGCAAGAGACAGAAGTGAGTTTGAGAAACCAAAAGAGAGAGGAATCATCCAGCTATTCAGGAAGAATGATGATATAGATGCCAATATAGACAATCCTTATCTTGCGGGAGCAAAGATTGCTACCATATGGAGTAATATTCAACCTAAAGAGGGTGTTTTTGACTGGAGTGTGATTGATGGTGACATGAAGATTTGGACAGAGGCAGGAAAGAAGGTAAGGCTGGCAGTATATATATCTTCCTATGCAGGCTGGAGTCCAGAGCTTAAGTGTGCAACCCCTGAATGGGTATTCAAGGGTAGCCCAAGTGCCAGGTATATCCAGTATAATCCAGATGGAACAGTCACTTTGCCACCTGATTGGGATGAAAGGGATAGAACCACAACCTATCCGGTGATATGGGACCTTGTCTTCAAGGAGAAGTATAAAAAATTCGTTGAAGCCTTTGGCGAAAAATATGATGGCAATCCCAATGTTTTGTATGTCCAGATAGGGTTATTCCCTGAGATGACCTTGGGTAAGGATGCAGGTTCACTGACAGATTACTGGAGAGCTGAAGGCTATTCTTATGATGTCTATGAAGAGACAATAAAGTGGATTATAGATAGAAATTTAGAAGCATTTGATCAAACACCTTGCAGTCTTGCCTTGAATGCACCTGAGATAATGAACGAGGACGAGAAAGAAAGGCTGTGGCAAGAGGTCTCATCATATCTTAATTCAAAAGGAGGCTGGCTACAGAACAACTCATATAAAGCTCGTAGTTATTATGATTATTGGGCACAGAAGATGTTCAGAAAGTATCATCAGAGCACCAATATAGTCTATCAGGCATGGGGTTCATCAAAGACACAACCAGAACAACAAGGTAGTTTCAGAGATGCCAGTTGTAATGCCTTAAGAGCCCATCCTGATTTCTTAGAGATATATGCAGCCGATATAGCAGAGCCCAGCCATCAAGAGGACTTAAGGTTTGCTTACAATCATGTTGGGATTGAGCCAGACTGTGCAGAGAATATCTGGATACAACTAACCGACCTCTCTGAAAACTGTGGTAGCAACGATTTCTACCAAGGGCTCTATCAGGTGGATGTAATAGATAAAGGATTACCGGAGCAAGGAACTATATTAGGCAAAACATACCGAAAGACAAATGATTCCAATCCATATATCTATTTCCAGGTAGATCCCAATTTTATCAATGGTGGCTCTAATTCCATTGAGATTAAGGTAACCTACTTTGATACTGGTAATGACACATTCAGCTTAGAGTATGATGCAATAGATAAAATTTATAAAGAGGCTGGTATCGTTACCAAAAATAACACCAACCAGTGGTTGACTGCCACCTTCACTTTAACCGATGCCCATTTTGCTAAACGCCAACCTGGAGGAACTACCCTTAATGAGGCAGAATCACTGGAAAAAGGATCACGAACTATAACCGGCACAGACTTCAGGATAAACTCTAAGCGAGATGGAGATGAATATATCCACTTTGTTCAGGTGATAAAGGAGAAACCTGGTTTATCTGATGTAGAGACTATCACCATCACCGTAAAAACAGATGCTACTCCACCAGGTACCATTACTGACCTCTCTGTTGCTACTGTAACTTCAAGGTCTATTACCCTGACCTGGACAACCCCTGGTGATGATGGATATGTAGGTACAGCCACTACCTATGATCTAAGATGGGCAACCTATACGATTACCTCTGATAACTTTGGTTCAGTTACCACTAGCACAAGGACAAAGGTTACCCAACCTGCCTATGGTACAGAGACATTCATTGTTACTGGCTTACAGCCAAATACAACTTATTGGTTTGCTATTAAAACAGCAGATGAAGTGCCAAATTGGTCAGACCTGTCAAATGTGGCAACTAGAACAACAACCCCCTCTTCTCCAAAAATCACCCTCACAAAGAAAGCAAGCAAACAGAAGGTCTATTCAAAAGGAACAATAACCTATACCATAACCTATAAAAATGAGGGTCAAGCAACAGCAATGGATGTTTCTATTATTGATGTTTTGCCGAAGAATACAGTATTAGAGTCAGAGGTTAAGAGTCAAGAGTCAGAGGTAAGCTATTGGTATGGTGGAGATTGGCAAGAAAGCTTCAATCAATCTGCCACAAAGATCAGGTGGATTATAGATGAGGTTGGGCCGGGTCAGTCCGGTTCAGTCAGTTTTACAGTGAGGGTGAAGTAA